A single region of the Streptomyces sp. ITFR-16 genome encodes:
- a CDS encoding branched-chain amino acid ABC transporter substrate-binding protein, translated as MLILTTVLTTGALTLTACGSRDDDKKGSSGGDSQTVVIGVDAPLTGDLSALGLGIKNSADLAAKTANKDKTVPGITFKIQPLDDQAQPSVGQQNATKFIDSKDVLGVVGPLNSGVSQSMQKPLNDAGLTQISPANTGTELTQGDNWKTGDKKRPFKTYFRTATTDQIQGAFAAKYLYNDAKIKQVYLIDDQKPYGAGLAASFKATFTDLGGKIVGADHVNPDDRDFNAVVTKVKRSGAKAVYYGGEYPAGAPLSQQLKDSVQIPLMGGDGMYSADFIKLNKKAQGDIATSVGKPVEELDSAKTFIANYKAAGYKDAYEAYGGGTYDATWAIIEAVKAVVAANDGKLPDDARAKVLEAVGKVKFDGVTGPVSFDEFGDTTNTMMTAYQVDGGKWTSKLSEAYKP; from the coding sequence TTGCTCATCCTCACCACAGTGCTCACCACAGGAGCACTGACGCTCACCGCCTGCGGGTCGCGCGACGACGACAAGAAGGGCAGCAGCGGCGGCGACAGCCAGACCGTGGTCATCGGCGTCGACGCTCCGCTGACCGGTGACCTGTCCGCCCTCGGCCTCGGCATCAAGAACTCCGCCGACCTCGCCGCCAAGACGGCGAACAAGGACAAGACGGTCCCGGGGATCACCTTCAAGATCCAGCCGCTCGACGACCAGGCCCAGCCCTCGGTCGGCCAGCAGAACGCCACGAAGTTCATCGACAGCAAGGACGTCCTCGGTGTCGTCGGCCCGCTGAACTCCGGCGTCTCCCAGTCGATGCAGAAGCCGCTCAACGACGCCGGCCTGACGCAGATCTCCCCCGCCAACACGGGCACCGAGCTGACCCAGGGCGACAACTGGAAGACCGGCGACAAGAAGCGCCCCTTCAAGACCTACTTCCGCACCGCCACCACGGACCAGATCCAGGGCGCCTTCGCGGCGAAGTACCTGTACAACGACGCGAAGATCAAGCAGGTCTACCTCATCGACGACCAGAAGCCCTACGGTGCCGGTCTCGCCGCCTCCTTCAAGGCGACGTTCACCGACCTCGGCGGCAAGATCGTCGGCGCGGACCACGTCAACCCCGACGACCGTGACTTCAACGCCGTCGTGACCAAGGTCAAGCGCTCCGGTGCCAAGGCCGTCTACTACGGCGGTGAGTACCCCGCCGGCGCCCCCCTGAGCCAGCAGCTCAAGGACAGCGTGCAGATCCCGCTCATGGGCGGTGACGGCATGTACAGCGCCGACTTCATCAAGCTCAACAAGAAGGCCCAGGGCGACATCGCCACCTCCGTCGGCAAGCCCGTCGAGGAGCTGGACTCCGCCAAGACCTTCATCGCGAACTACAAGGCGGCCGGATACAAGGACGCCTACGAGGCGTACGGCGGCGGCACCTACGACGCCACCTGGGCGATCATCGAGGCCGTCAAGGCCGTCGTCGCCGCCAATGACGGCAAGCTCCCCGACGACGCCCGCGCCAAGGTCCTGGAGGCCGTCGGCAAGGTCAAGTTCGACGGCGTCACCGGCCCGGTCTCCTTCGACGAGTTCGGCGACACCACCAACACCATGATGACCGCGTACCAGGTCGACGGCGGCAAGTGGACGTCCAAGCTCAGCGAGGCCTACAAGCCGTAA
- a CDS encoding hotdog fold thioesterase → MGEHTAPKFPQEIIDEYAALGVDLPALFSAGHLGERMGVQITEASADRVVGTMPVEGNTQPYGLLHGGASAVLAETLGSVGTMLHGGATKVAVGVDLNCTHHRGVRSGLVTGVATPVHRGRTTATYEIVITDEQDKRVCTARLTCLLRDVPRADAS, encoded by the coding sequence ATGGGCGAGCACACCGCGCCGAAGTTCCCCCAGGAGATCATCGACGAGTACGCCGCGCTCGGCGTCGACCTCCCCGCCCTCTTCTCCGCCGGCCACCTCGGCGAGCGCATGGGCGTGCAGATCACCGAGGCCTCCGCGGACCGCGTCGTCGGCACCATGCCCGTCGAGGGCAACACCCAGCCCTACGGACTCCTGCACGGCGGCGCCTCCGCCGTCCTCGCCGAGACCCTCGGCTCCGTCGGCACCATGCTCCACGGCGGCGCCACCAAGGTCGCCGTCGGCGTGGACCTGAACTGCACCCATCACCGAGGGGTACGAAGCGGCCTCGTCACCGGCGTCGCCACCCCCGTACACCGCGGCCGCACCACCGCCACGTACGAGATCGTCATCACCGACGAACAGGACAAGCGGGTCTGTACCGCCCGCCTCACCTGCCTGCTGCGCGACGTCCCCCGGGCCGACGCCTCCTGA
- a CDS encoding FdhF/YdeP family oxidoreductase, whose protein sequence is MASKPPTGDPVQDSPQVGPARHAAAGLPAVAHSLRIAQQQMGVSRTARTLLKVNQKDGFDCPGCAWPEGDKRHTAEFCENGAKAVAEEATLRRVTPDFFAAHPVADLAARSGYWLGQQGRITQPMYLPEGADRYEAVAWERAFEIMAEELRALGSPDEALFYTSGRTSNEAAFLLQLFAREFGTNNLPDCSNMCHESSGSALTETIGVGKGSVSLEDLHHADLIIVAGQNPGTNHPRMLSALEKAKSAGAKIISVNPLPEAGMERFKNPQTPLGMIKGAALNDLFLQIRIGGDQALFRLLNKLILETEGAVDQAFVERHTHGFEEFAAAAAAADWDGTLAATGLDRAAIEQALALVLASERTIVCWAMGLTQHKHSVPTIREVVNFLLLRGNIGRPGAGVCPVRGHSNVQGDRTMGIFERPAPAFLDALDKEFGITSPRHHGYDVVRSIEALRDGDAKVFFAMGGNFVAATPDTAVTEAAMRNARLTVHVSTKLNRSHAVTGARALILPTLGRTDKDVQAGGRQFVTVEDSMSMVHASRGNLTPASPHLLSEPAIVARLARAVLGPASATPWEEFERDYGTIRDRIARVVPGFEDFNARVAHPGGFTLPHAPRDSRRFPTATGKANFTAAPVEFPELPEGRLLLQTLRSHDQYNTTVYGLDDRYRGIKGGRRVVLVNPDDAAVLGLADGAYTDLVGEWRDGVERRAPGFRVVHYPTARGCAAAYYPETNVLVPLDSTADTSNTPASKSVVVRFENTAPAPAPDAA, encoded by the coding sequence ATGGCCAGCAAGCCGCCCACGGGAGACCCCGTCCAGGACTCACCGCAGGTCGGACCGGCCCGGCACGCCGCCGCCGGGCTGCCCGCCGTCGCCCACAGCCTGCGCATCGCCCAGCAGCAGATGGGGGTGAGCCGCACGGCGCGGACCCTGCTCAAGGTCAACCAGAAGGACGGCTTCGACTGCCCCGGCTGCGCCTGGCCCGAGGGCGACAAGCGGCACACCGCCGAATTCTGCGAGAACGGCGCCAAGGCCGTGGCCGAGGAGGCGACGCTGCGCCGCGTCACCCCCGACTTCTTCGCCGCCCACCCGGTCGCCGACCTGGCCGCCCGCAGCGGCTACTGGCTCGGCCAGCAGGGCCGCATCACCCAGCCCATGTATCTGCCCGAGGGCGCCGACCGGTACGAGGCGGTGGCCTGGGAGCGGGCCTTCGAGATCATGGCCGAGGAACTGCGCGCGCTCGGCTCCCCCGACGAGGCCCTCTTCTACACCTCCGGGCGCACCAGCAACGAGGCCGCGTTCCTCCTTCAGCTGTTCGCCCGCGAATTCGGCACCAACAACCTGCCCGACTGCTCCAACATGTGCCACGAGTCCTCCGGCTCGGCGCTCACCGAGACCATCGGCGTCGGCAAGGGCTCGGTGTCCCTGGAGGACCTGCACCACGCCGACCTGATCATCGTCGCCGGGCAGAACCCGGGCACCAACCACCCCCGGATGCTCTCCGCGCTGGAGAAGGCCAAGTCGGCGGGCGCGAAGATCATTTCGGTGAACCCGCTGCCCGAGGCGGGGATGGAGCGCTTCAAGAACCCGCAGACACCGCTCGGCATGATCAAGGGCGCCGCGCTCAACGACCTGTTCCTCCAGATCCGTATCGGCGGCGACCAGGCCCTCTTCCGGCTGCTGAACAAGCTGATCCTGGAGACCGAGGGGGCCGTCGACCAGGCGTTCGTGGAGCGGCACACCCATGGCTTCGAGGAGTTCGCCGCAGCGGCGGCCGCCGCCGACTGGGACGGGACGCTCGCCGCGACCGGCCTCGACCGGGCCGCGATCGAGCAGGCACTCGCGCTGGTCCTCGCCTCGGAGCGCACCATCGTGTGCTGGGCGATGGGCCTCACCCAGCACAAGCACTCGGTGCCGACCATCCGCGAGGTCGTCAACTTCCTTCTGCTGCGCGGCAACATCGGCCGCCCCGGCGCAGGCGTCTGCCCCGTGCGGGGCCACTCCAACGTGCAGGGCGACCGCACCATGGGGATCTTCGAGCGGCCCGCGCCGGCGTTCCTCGACGCGCTCGACAAGGAGTTCGGCATCACCTCGCCGCGCCACCACGGCTACGACGTGGTCCGCTCCATCGAGGCCCTGCGCGACGGCGACGCCAAGGTCTTCTTCGCCATGGGCGGCAACTTCGTCGCGGCCACGCCCGACACCGCCGTCACCGAGGCCGCGATGCGCAACGCGCGCCTGACCGTCCATGTCTCCACCAAGCTCAACCGCTCGCACGCGGTCACCGGCGCCCGGGCGCTGATCCTGCCCACCCTGGGCCGTACCGACAAGGACGTGCAGGCGGGCGGGCGGCAGTTCGTCACCGTCGAGGACTCCATGAGCATGGTCCACGCCTCGCGCGGCAACCTCACCCCCGCGAGCCCGCATCTGCTCTCCGAGCCCGCCATCGTCGCCCGGCTCGCCCGCGCCGTGCTCGGGCCCGCGTCGGCCACGCCCTGGGAGGAGTTCGAGCGGGACTACGGGACGATCCGCGACCGCATCGCACGTGTCGTCCCCGGCTTCGAGGACTTCAACGCGCGCGTCGCCCACCCCGGCGGGTTCACGCTCCCGCACGCTCCGCGCGACTCGCGCCGCTTCCCCACCGCCACCGGGAAGGCCAACTTCACCGCCGCCCCCGTCGAGTTCCCCGAACTCCCGGAGGGCAGGCTGCTGTTGCAGACCCTGCGCTCGCACGACCAGTACAACACCACCGTCTACGGCCTGGACGACCGCTACCGGGGCATCAAGGGGGGCCGCCGCGTCGTCCTGGTCAACCCCGACGACGCGGCCGTTCTCGGCCTCGCCGACGGCGCGTACACCGACCTCGTCGGCGAATGGAGGGACGGGGTGGAGCGCCGCGCCCCCGGCTTCCGCGTCGTCCACTACCCCACCGCCCGGGGCTGCGCCGCCGCCTACTACCCCGAGACCAATGTGCTGGTCCCCCTGGACTCGACCGCCGACACCAGCAACACCCCCGCCAGCAAGTCCGTCGTGGTGCGCTTCGAGAACACCGCCCCGGCGCCCGCCCCGGACGCCGCCTAA
- the polA gene encoding DNA polymerase I produces the protein MAETASKKTADNRPRLLLMDGHSLAYRAFFALPAENFTTGAGQPTNAVYGFMSMLANTLRDEAPTHFAVAFDVSRKTWRAQEFPEYKANRSKTPDEFKGQVELIGELLDAMHADRFAVDGFEADDVIATLATQAEAAGFEVLIVTGDRDSFQLITDNVTVLYPTKGVSELTRFTPAKVEEKYGLTPQQYPDFAALRGDPSDNLPGIPGVGEKTAAKWINQFGSFDELVARAEEVKGKAGQNFRDHLDAVRMNRRLTEMVRDVALPKTPADLERAPYDRTAVTGVLDVLEIRNPSLRERLLAVDPGAAEDEAPAPAAGIELDGAVLGAGELAPWLAEHAGQPLGLTSVDTWALGSGTVTEIALAAADGAAAWFDPAQVDEADEQAFAAWLADAGRPKVMHNAKSAMRVFPEHGWRIEGVSMDTALAAYLVKPGRRSFALDALAVEYLGRELAPAAASDGQLAFGADDQAEADALMAQARAILDLGDAFTIRLKEVGAAELLHDMELPTSILLARLERHGIAADRAHLEGMEQQFAGAVQQAVKEAHAAVGREFNLGSPKQLQEVLFGELGLPKTKKTKTGYTTDADALAWLAAQTEHELPVIMLRHREQAKLRVTVEGLVKTIAADGRIHTTFNQTVAATGRLSSTDPNLQNIPVRTDEGRAIRRGFVVGEGFESLMTADYSQIELRVMAHLSEDAGLIEAFTSGEDLHTTVASQVFGVDKSAVDPEMRRKIKAMSYGLAYGLSAFGLSQQLNIEAGEARGLMDTYFERFGGVRDYLHRVVEEARATGYTETVFGRRRYLPDLNSDNRQRRETAERMALNAPIQGTAADIVKVAMLHVDRALTEAKLTSRMLLQVHDEIVLEIAAGEREQVEKILRHEMSTAVQLRAPLDVSVGVGNDWESAAH, from the coding sequence GTGGCTGAGACGGCATCGAAGAAGACGGCAGACAACCGACCGCGCCTGCTCCTGATGGACGGGCACTCCCTGGCGTACCGGGCGTTCTTTGCGCTGCCTGCGGAGAATTTCACGACAGGGGCGGGACAGCCGACCAACGCGGTGTACGGCTTCATGTCGATGCTGGCGAACACCCTGCGTGACGAGGCGCCGACGCATTTCGCGGTGGCCTTCGACGTGTCCCGCAAGACCTGGCGCGCGCAGGAGTTCCCCGAGTACAAGGCGAACCGCTCCAAGACCCCGGACGAGTTCAAGGGCCAGGTCGAGCTGATCGGCGAGCTGCTCGACGCGATGCACGCCGACCGTTTCGCGGTCGACGGCTTCGAGGCGGACGACGTCATCGCCACCCTGGCCACCCAGGCCGAGGCGGCCGGCTTCGAGGTCCTGATCGTCACCGGCGACCGGGACTCCTTCCAGCTGATCACGGACAACGTCACGGTGCTCTACCCGACCAAGGGCGTCTCGGAGCTGACGCGCTTCACCCCGGCCAAGGTCGAGGAGAAGTACGGCCTCACCCCCCAGCAGTACCCCGACTTCGCGGCGCTGCGCGGTGACCCGTCGGACAACCTTCCGGGCATCCCCGGCGTCGGCGAGAAGACGGCCGCGAAGTGGATCAACCAGTTCGGTTCCTTCGACGAGCTGGTGGCCCGGGCCGAGGAGGTCAAGGGCAAGGCGGGGCAGAATTTCCGCGACCACCTGGACGCGGTGCGGATGAACCGCCGGCTGACCGAGATGGTCCGCGACGTGGCCCTGCCGAAGACCCCCGCCGACCTGGAGCGCGCCCCCTACGACCGCACCGCGGTCACCGGGGTGCTCGACGTGCTGGAGATCCGCAACCCGAGCCTGCGCGAGCGGCTTCTCGCGGTGGACCCGGGCGCGGCCGAGGACGAGGCCCCCGCGCCCGCCGCGGGCATCGAGCTGGACGGCGCGGTGCTGGGCGCCGGCGAGCTCGCCCCGTGGCTGGCGGAGCACGCCGGGCAGCCGCTGGGCCTCACCTCCGTGGACACCTGGGCCCTCGGCAGCGGCACGGTCACCGAGATCGCGCTCGCCGCGGCGGACGGGGCTGCGGCCTGGTTCGACCCGGCCCAGGTCGACGAGGCCGACGAGCAGGCGTTCGCCGCCTGGCTCGCGGACGCGGGCCGGCCCAAGGTCATGCACAACGCCAAGAGCGCGATGCGGGTCTTCCCGGAGCACGGCTGGCGGATCGAGGGCGTCTCGATGGACACCGCGCTCGCCGCCTACCTGGTCAAGCCCGGCCGGCGCTCCTTCGCGCTGGACGCCCTCGCGGTGGAGTACCTGGGCCGGGAGCTGGCCCCGGCCGCCGCGTCCGACGGGCAGCTGGCCTTCGGCGCCGACGACCAGGCCGAGGCCGACGCGCTGATGGCGCAGGCCCGCGCGATCCTGGACCTCGGTGACGCGTTCACCATCCGCCTCAAGGAGGTCGGCGCCGCCGAGCTGCTCCACGACATGGAGCTGCCGACGTCGATCCTGCTGGCCCGGCTCGAGCGGCACGGCATCGCGGCCGACCGCGCCCATCTGGAGGGTATGGAGCAGCAGTTCGCGGGCGCCGTGCAGCAGGCGGTGAAGGAGGCGCACGCCGCGGTGGGCCGGGAGTTCAACCTCGGCTCGCCCAAGCAGCTCCAGGAGGTCCTCTTCGGCGAGCTGGGCCTGCCGAAGACCAAGAAGACCAAGACCGGGTACACGACCGACGCGGACGCCCTGGCCTGGCTCGCCGCCCAGACCGAGCACGAGCTGCCGGTCATCATGCTGCGCCACCGCGAGCAGGCCAAGCTGCGGGTGACGGTCGAGGGCCTGGTCAAGACGATCGCGGCGGACGGCCGCATCCACACCACGTTCAACCAGACCGTCGCCGCCACCGGCCGGCTCTCCTCCACCGACCCCAATCTGCAGAACATCCCCGTCCGCACGGACGAGGGCCGGGCGATCCGCCGGGGCTTCGTCGTCGGCGAGGGCTTCGAGTCGCTGATGACGGCGGACTACAGCCAGATCGAGCTGCGGGTCATGGCCCACCTCTCCGAGGACGCGGGCCTGATCGAGGCGTTCACCTCCGGCGAGGACCTGCACACCACGGTCGCCTCCCAGGTGTTCGGCGTCGACAAGTCCGCGGTCGACCCGGAGATGCGGCGCAAGATCAAGGCCATGAGCTACGGGCTGGCCTACGGGCTCTCCGCGTTCGGCCTCTCCCAGCAGCTGAACATCGAGGCGGGCGAGGCCCGGGGCCTGATGGACACCTACTTCGAGCGGTTCGGCGGCGTCCGCGACTACCTGCACCGGGTGGTGGAGGAGGCCAGGGCCACCGGCTACACGGAGACGGTCTTCGGCCGCCGCCGCTATCTGCCCGACCTCAACAGCGACAACCGCCAGCGCCGCGAGACGGCCGAGCGGATGGCGCTCAACGCACCGATCCAGGGCACGGCGGCGGACATCGTCAAGGTCGCCATGCTCCACGTCGACCGTGCACTCACGGAGGCGAAGCTCACCTCGCGGATGCTGCTCCAGGTGCACGACGAAATCGTGCTGGAGATCGCCGCGGGCGAGCGCGAGCAGGTGGAGAAGATCCTGCGCCACGAGATGTCGACGGCGGTCCAGCTGCGCGCCCCGCTGGACGTCTCCGTCGGCGTGGGCAACGACTGGGAGTCGGCGGCGCACTGA
- a CDS encoding DUF4184 family protein: MPFTLSHAAAVLPGIRRDGTGRGPLVASALVAGSFAPDMTYYADTAIPGAMEFGQVTHAAWGVFTVDVLITAATVALWLLLREPLVALLPRTWQGRVYACVRGARRAPGAGPRGARDAAWFVVSAVLGAATHVVWDAFTHHDRWGVRLVPVLGAGAGGFPVYTLVQYGSSALALTGIGWFAVSALRRAGARPVPPAVPVLGRRARWYAGGGIALCVLLGIVHRCARWYAAFGHISTPLDIIPTACFGAGAGLAVGLVLWGVWLRLVRRPGPAPALPVAGRARDTSPAGD; the protein is encoded by the coding sequence ATGCCGTTCACGCTCAGCCACGCCGCCGCCGTCCTGCCGGGAATCCGCCGGGACGGGACGGGCCGGGGGCCCCTCGTCGCCTCGGCCCTCGTCGCCGGTTCGTTCGCCCCCGACATGACGTACTACGCGGACACGGCGATTCCGGGCGCCATGGAGTTCGGACAGGTCACCCACGCGGCCTGGGGGGTCTTCACCGTGGACGTCCTGATCACGGCGGCGACGGTGGCTCTGTGGCTGCTGCTGCGGGAACCTCTGGTGGCGCTGCTGCCCCGGACCTGGCAGGGGCGGGTGTACGCCTGCGTACGAGGGGCCCGGCGGGCGCCAGGGGCGGGGCCGCGGGGTGCCCGGGACGCGGCGTGGTTCGTGGTGTCGGCGGTGCTCGGGGCGGCCACGCACGTCGTCTGGGACGCGTTCACCCATCACGACCGGTGGGGGGTGCGGCTGGTGCCGGTGCTCGGGGCCGGCGCGGGCGGGTTCCCCGTCTACACGCTGGTGCAGTACGGCAGTTCGGCGCTGGCCCTGACCGGGATCGGGTGGTTCGCGGTGAGCGCGCTGCGGCGGGCCGGGGCGCGCCCGGTCCCCCCGGCCGTACCGGTCCTGGGCCGCCGGGCGCGCTGGTACGCGGGCGGCGGCATCGCGCTGTGCGTCCTGCTGGGCATCGTGCACCGGTGCGCGCGCTGGTACGCCGCCTTCGGGCACATCAGCACCCCGCTGGACATCATCCCCACCGCCTGCTTCGGCGCGGGCGCCGGACTCGCGGTGGGGCTGGTGCTGTGGGGGGTGTGGCTGCGGCTGGTCCGCCGCCCCGGCCCCGCACCGGCGCTCCCCGTCGCCGGCCGGGCCCGGGACACGAGCCCGGCCGGCGACTGA
- a CDS encoding lytic transglycosylase domain-containing protein, whose amino-acid sequence MAAQFGRRLRRGATTTAVAAAAVAALSASQAPGSPLTAAEGGDQPTAGSTPSGSGDTGASGDSPYFTDLPPLHTPDKPGTSVDLPATGSAESGIPASVLAAYKKAQGTLASTDAACRLPWQLLAAIGKVESGQARGGRVDAQGTTLSPILGPALNGQGFALIKDTDNGAYDGDREHDRAVGPMQFIPSTWETWGQDGNGDGRKDPNNIYDAALAAGRYLCAGSRDLSVAADLDRAVLSYNHSDEYLRTVRSWFTYYNRGTHEVPDGTGVLPTSPSTGNGPGGGHPSTSPSPSTSPSPKPHDPEKPKPPAKPSPGPSKPGGIGKPTSPKPTPAPTPSETLAGVQNAGTGPLTATAGDAFAERIRVRARNSVGGPLAKVSVTFTVVGDTDAAFAGGKTSVTLATGTDGTVTAPVLEAGEKTGQFTVRAAATGTALAPVTYSATVTARQADAIVRTGTDVPAAAPGETFADLVFAATYKGAAADRVAVTATMITDDEKPVENDKGPYCTDDDGNPVRSLVLTTDADGRLVLPKIYADGPAGTYKLRLTTEGGATVVVELTVKERSASAAS is encoded by the coding sequence ATGGCAGCGCAATTCGGCCGCCGGCTGCGTAGAGGGGCGACCACCACCGCCGTGGCGGCCGCCGCGGTGGCGGCCCTGTCCGCATCGCAGGCACCCGGTTCACCTCTGACCGCCGCCGAGGGCGGCGACCAGCCGACCGCGGGCTCCACGCCCTCCGGCTCCGGCGACACCGGGGCGTCCGGCGACTCGCCGTACTTCACGGACCTTCCGCCGCTGCACACGCCGGACAAGCCCGGCACCTCCGTCGACCTGCCCGCCACCGGCAGTGCGGAATCGGGCATTCCGGCGTCGGTCCTTGCGGCGTACAAGAAGGCCCAGGGGACCCTCGCGAGCACGGACGCCGCCTGCCGGCTGCCGTGGCAACTGCTCGCCGCGATCGGCAAGGTCGAGTCCGGCCAGGCCCGCGGCGGCCGGGTGGACGCGCAGGGCACCACGCTCTCCCCGATCCTCGGCCCGGCCCTCAACGGCCAGGGTTTCGCCCTGATCAAGGACACCGACAACGGTGCCTACGACGGCGACCGGGAGCACGACCGGGCGGTCGGCCCGATGCAGTTCATCCCGTCCACCTGGGAGACCTGGGGCCAGGACGGCAACGGCGACGGCCGCAAGGACCCCAACAACATCTACGACGCGGCGCTCGCCGCCGGCCGCTATCTCTGCGCCGGCTCCCGCGATCTGTCGGTCGCCGCCGACCTGGACCGGGCGGTCCTGAGCTACAACCACTCGGACGAGTATCTGCGGACCGTCCGCTCGTGGTTCACGTACTACAACCGCGGCACCCACGAGGTCCCGGACGGCACCGGCGTGCTGCCGACCAGCCCCAGCACGGGCAACGGCCCCGGCGGCGGCCACCCGTCCACCTCGCCGTCGCCGTCGACGTCCCCCTCGCCGAAGCCGCACGACCCGGAGAAGCCCAAGCCCCCGGCGAAGCCGAGCCCCGGGCCCTCGAAGCCGGGCGGCATCGGCAAGCCGACCTCGCCCAAGCCGACGCCCGCCCCCACTCCGTCCGAGACCCTGGCCGGGGTGCAGAACGCCGGTACCGGCCCGCTGACCGCCACGGCCGGCGACGCCTTCGCCGAGCGGATCAGGGTGCGGGCGCGCAACTCCGTCGGCGGCCCGCTCGCCAAGGTCTCCGTGACCTTCACCGTCGTCGGTGACACCGACGCCGCGTTCGCGGGCGGGAAGACGAGCGTCACGCTGGCGACCGGGACCGACGGCACGGTCACCGCGCCGGTGCTCGAGGCGGGCGAGAAGACCGGGCAGTTCACCGTGCGCGCCGCGGCGACCGGCACCGCGCTGGCCCCCGTCACCTACAGCGCGACCGTCACCGCCCGGCAGGCCGACGCGATCGTCAGGACCGGCACCGACGTGCCGGCCGCCGCACCCGGCGAGACCTTCGCCGACCTCGTGTTCGCGGCCACGTACAAGGGCGCGGCCGCCGACCGGGTCGCCGTCACCGCCACGATGATCACCGACGACGAGAAGCCGGTCGAGAACGACAAGGGCCCGTACTGCACGGACGACGACGGCAACCCGGTCCGCAGTCTCGTGCTGACCACGGACGCCGACGGCAGGCTCGTCCTGCCGAAGATCTACGCGGACGGCCCGGCGGGTACGTACAAGCTGCGGCTCACCACCGAGGGCGGCGCCACGGTCGTCGTCGAGCTCACGGTCAAGGAGCGCTCCGCCTCCGCCGCCTCCTGA
- a CDS encoding SPW_0924 family protein, with protein MRALIAAAIGLAAALALVITVGAVGAPPGETSPEPLLTTVPGPRK; from the coding sequence ATGCGCGCCCTTATCGCCGCCGCCATCGGACTGGCCGCCGCCCTCGCCCTCGTCATCACCGTCGGCGCGGTGGGCGCCCCGCCCGGCGAGACCTCCCCCGAACCCCTGCTGACGACCGTCCCGGGCCCCAGGAAATAG
- a CDS encoding DUF3068 domain-containing protein, giving the protein MRRRAGLVLLAFAVFFAALSPLLRWYAFPRLAKIPPNQYQETVLEAKPATLLDYSTLTAKKVDRITIVQTLKGNVEESERIERSAGRDVVVWDALSYVQGPDGKMVSKIPERYIFDAHSQAPVHATGEMVDGDPVTREGIEFKWPFLTEKRDYEYFDAQTRTSSPIHYRGTRTFRGLEVYYFEQTVPWTEVPMPKTMPIKGITPAQIARTGMTRWYTTKRMFWVDPVTGAPVNGEEIHREEMRNAKAMGMPQDTVTVFAGHVKMREDYVVSIVDLVKSQRLLVLLLTSYLPRGFLGLAAVLLALALWLEARSRRPDGPRPDPVPEAAPGPAPTPA; this is encoded by the coding sequence ATGCGCCGCCGAGCCGGTCTCGTACTCCTGGCCTTCGCCGTCTTCTTCGCCGCGCTGTCCCCGCTGCTGCGCTGGTACGCCTTCCCGCGCCTCGCGAAGATCCCGCCGAACCAGTACCAGGAGACGGTGCTGGAGGCGAAGCCCGCCACCCTCCTCGACTACTCCACCCTCACGGCCAAGAAGGTCGACAGGATCACCATCGTGCAGACCCTCAAGGGCAACGTGGAGGAGTCCGAGCGGATCGAACGCAGCGCCGGCCGCGACGTCGTCGTCTGGGACGCCCTCTCCTACGTCCAGGGGCCCGACGGCAAGATGGTCTCCAAGATCCCCGAGCGCTACATCTTCGACGCCCACAGCCAGGCCCCCGTCCACGCCACCGGCGAAATGGTCGACGGCGACCCGGTCACCCGCGAGGGCATCGAGTTCAAATGGCCCTTCCTCACCGAGAAGCGCGACTACGAGTACTTCGACGCCCAGACCCGCACCAGCTCGCCCATCCACTACAGGGGCACCCGCACCTTCCGCGGCCTGGAGGTCTACTACTTCGAGCAGACCGTCCCGTGGACCGAGGTCCCCATGCCGAAGACGATGCCCATCAAGGGCATCACCCCGGCGCAGATCGCCAGGACCGGGATGACCCGCTGGTACACCACCAAGCGGATGTTCTGGGTCGACCCCGTCACCGGCGCGCCGGTCAACGGCGAGGAGATCCACCGCGAGGAGATGCGCAACGCCAAGGCGATGGGCATGCCCCAGGACACCGTCACCGTGTTCGCCGGCCATGTGAAGATGCGCGAGGACTACGTCGTCTCGATCGTCGACCTCGTCAAGTCCCAGCGCCTGCTGGTCCTGCTGCTCACCTCGTACCTGCCCCGGGGCTTCCTCGGCCTCGCCGCCGTGCTGCTGGCCCTCGCGCTCTGGCTGGAGGCCCGCTCCCGGCGCCCGGACGGGCCCCGGCCCGATCCCGTCCCCGAAGCCGCCCCCGGCCCGGCGCCTACTCCCGCCTGA